The region GGTGATCTTTTGGAAAGCAAGGGACACCCATAAATGGAAACACTCAGAAATCTGGTGGCCCTCTCTGTCAAAAAGAGCTTTTATCAAGACAGATAAGGAAAACAAATGGAATTACCCAACTGCAGGTAAAAGAAGTGTGGTACTATGTCTTCAAAAGTTGGTGGTTTCATGTCCCAGTAATGGGTCCCACACTCCGTATTGTAGCCAGAATGTGTCCGGGAGGGTGGAGGGAGCTCCAGAGGTCCCAGAGCAGGAGGAACAGCAGAGAAGAGACAGGGCCCCTGCCCAGTGTTGGGAGCTGCAGGAACTCCACACAAACAGACCCGCAACCAGGAAAGTGCAAGATTCCAGGGGTGACTGGACAGGAACTGGGGGAGAGAGCAGGGGAAGGAGGCTTTGGAGTGGGAACTCTAATTTCAGGTAACATTTCACCTGGTGAGGCAGGTGGGGAGAGGCATTTCATGGGGAGGAGTAACCTGAGCAAAGGCCTGAGAGCTGGGGGGGAATCAGAGTCCAGGAAGCTGGGAATCCTTCAGGCCCCTCGACCAGGCCCTGAGAAGGCAGGAGGGTGAGGAAGACAGGAGTAGGAGCATCAGGAGGGCCTGGTGATAGGCTAAGGACTCTGCACTTGATCCTGCCCTAACCCCTCCTTTCGCTGCCCAAGGTGGATAACTTGTAGCCACATGGAGGGAGATGTTTGGTGAGAATCTCTGCCCACATGGAGGGGAGGCCTCTGCATCTGGCCACATAGTTGGGTGGGGACAGTCTTTTCAGGCTTCTCCTCTCTCCCACTGATAGGCTTTTTGGGAAGTGACCAGTCAGAGGCTAACAGAGGAGGACACCCCGGATAGTAATCCACCAGCGGAAGTACTGTCCAGCATCCTCACCCAGCTGAGGCCCCAGTCAAGGGTCAGGACCAGGACAAGAATGGGAGAGAAGTTCAGAAGGATGAAGTCAAGGGTCCAAAGGCATTTTCAAGTGTTTGGCATCATCCAGGATCAGCCCTTTCTGCCCaagctctcctcctctctctgccttggCTCTTGGTCCTTGTGTTTCCCAATTTCAATTGGCTGCTCTGGCTCCTGGGGTCCTACAGCTTCGAGGCAGAGAAGGAGACAAGGGACCAGCCAGCTCTCCTCTCCCACATGCCTGGAGGTGGGCCTGTCTGCATAAATCCTCTCCCATCCACACAGTCAGTGCCCACAGCCTCTGCCACCAGGCATACCCCTGGTAATCAAGCGGATGATTACTCATCTTGAGGGGAACCCTGGACATTGCAGATGGAAGGTGATAGAAAGAAAGATTCTAGGATCAGATCTCAGGTTAGAGGGTTTGTGGGAAACTCTAAGGAATTTGGGCCACTCTAGATTGGGTGCTGTAGAGAATGGCAGGGGCAGTTTTACCAATGATTGTGTCGGTAACTCTATCTATGGAGAGGGGAGACCAGAGCAAGGATAAAGGTGCAATTGGTAAATAAAGAGCAGTCATAATTTTCAGCCAAGGGAGGGAGTGTGAAGACTCTGGTTGTCTGCCAACACCAACCCTGCTTTTAATTACTATATTGTTAGCAGCAAAGTGAGAAGAAGCTGGGTATGGGATCTTGAGCCCAGAGAGTGGGGTGGGACCCAATTCTTCATGAATGAGGTTTctgactttgggcaaatcacaGAATATCTATGCATCAGCCTCCTAAGCTATAAACGGGGATACAGTGGTACACACCTCCTGGTTATCAGAACAATATGGATTATAATTTATAAAGTCTTAGATTAACTACCAGTAcagaacaaaatcagaaatacaaGCCACTCTCACAAATAGCTGTTACTGTAACTATAAGGACCTTTACTATCATTTCAGTCTGGTCTCAGGAAGAATACTTAAATAAGTACTCTTTTGCCTTCTTAAAATACTGCCTAAGTGTAATTAACACGCTTTCTATTCTCATCTCCCAACAAAGATAGTCATAACTGGAACCAAAAGACGTTTTCTCTATATAAAgatctgctatttaaaaaaataacagcgAACTGGCAAgacaaggatggacaccatacaTACGATATGTGTGAATGCAAATTTGTACAGTTTGTTTGCATAACAAAGTAGCTTAAGTATGAAAAAATGTTAGGTGTTGATACCCTTGGATCCAGTCATTGTACTTCTAGAAACAGTTTaatcaaagaattttaaatgtagGCAAAGTTTTATGCAAGAAGAGTGTTCTTTGCACTATTATTTacataaagaatttaaaacagcCTGAAGTCCAACAATCAGGAGTGAACAGCAGAGGACACCATTCAGGTCCTCAGCTGACCAGGGAAGGGCAGCAGGGATTGGAGTGGGGCTGGTGGGACTCCAGAAAAAAAGGTTTGTGGGATAAAGTCTATTGCAGAAGCGAGGAAGATGTGGGCTGTGAGAGCTACAGCACCGGGAACTTTATCAAGGCAGAGACATGAGCACAGGGTGCATGACATCATTTTGCAGTAAAAAGTCATTTTCCGATTAACATGCATCCACAAATAGACATTTTTGTACATTAAAGCAAGTAGAGCTTTAGTCATCACAAACCTGGGATTTGGATCAGAAAGACTTGGGTTCAAGGCTGGGCTCCAGCAGAAATGGGAAAACTTGGGCTGACCTAAGTTTAGGTGAGTTTCAGGAGCCTGCATGTCATAGACAGTGGGTCAATATCACCTATAACCAATTAGTAATACAAGCGTTCCCAACCTCATGTAATTTCCAGAGTGTTCCCTTCCTGCCTGTTCTTCTGTCTCTGGTTTTATTGCTCCTGTAACTTCGCAGATGGCTGTCTCCTCTCTGATTATCCTCTCCTTGTGCCCCAACAGGAGAGCAGGACTCTGGCTGCGGAGGACGGTGGGAGGATAAGTAACTTTCCTTAACAAGTGATCTGCAGAGCCCAGGGGACAGAGAACCACGCTGGGTTAAGTCCCTTGTGGCGCTGGTGGCCGCCCCAGGGGAACCTGCCAGAGACCACGCCCCTCGCTGCTCCCTACAGCCACTGCTCACGCGTATCAAGCCCACAATCTGTTTTCTCTTCCCCGAGGGTGAAACGATACCTTCCAGCCTGACACAGACGGGTGAGATCTCTGAGACCCTGCTGCTGCCACCATGAGCTCAGAAGATCCCAGGCACCGCTCAGGTAGTCAGCCACCTCGTCTCTGGCAGGTTCCTACTTGTGACCCAGAATTGAGTGTGGTGCCTCCAGGCCAAATTAACCTGCCAAGTAATCAAGAACCAAGAAAGGCGTGGAGAAGCATCCCCCAGAGAGGCAATGGGGAGTCCCCTAACACTTGCTGGTCTGTTCCCACAGCCTCTTTCCTGGTCCTCAGGGAGCCACATACAAGATGCTAACTTCCGCCCCCTACCTTCTGACCCCCTGCTAATGACTCAGAAGTGAGGCCAGGACAGCCCATGGAGGGGGCGGGCACAGCAGAGGAAGTCTCCAAGGCCAGGTGGACAGGgaggggaggtcccctggagcttctcctgccctctcccttgGTCCAAGCCTCCTTCTGCTCCCAGACCCTGGGCTGTCAACACAGATGCTGTTTCCTCCACCACTCGCCCTGCTGCCCACCCAGCGGTTCTCTGAGGGTCAGCGGACTCTAAACTGACCCCCAATCTGGCCTTTGCTGCCTCCCACACAGGCCTCCCAGATCTGGAGCACCTTACCTGACCTaacctgtaaaatgagaagggTATTTCCCTATGTTGTGATGAGACCAAATATAATCTGTGTCCAGGGCCTGGGCCGGGGCGACCACATAGCAGGTCCTGCCTAGTGTCGTGCTGTCCCCCCTACCTGTGTTAGCTCCAAGTAGAAACCTCTCCCCTTCTCTGAATCCCCTCTCCCCTGCGGAGTGTTAGGGCCCCTGCAAGCGCTCCCATGATACACACCTGATTACTAGGTGACTGCCTCAGACAGGCACTAGTTCTGTCGTTCTCAAATGCCCACGCAGACACCCAGGTGCTCGGTTATTTCCTCAACCCACACCACCCTCATCAATCAACACACAGATCTAGTGCTGTGGCTTCCCTCCCCATGAGCCCTGAGTTCATTTTTCCCTTAGTGAtgcatgagaaaaagaaaacctatgaAAAGTGAATACttcagggaagagagagagagtggaagAGATCTGACGTCTCTTCATTTAAAGAGGACACTGGTATCACTGAATTAAGGCCCCACACTTAAGGCCTCATTTCACCTAATTACTGCCTTAAAGCCCCCTATCTTCTAATACAGTCATTGCAGAGTTGGTGGGTCTGGGCGTTAACCTATGAACTGGGGCTGGTGCATACAGTACCCCTGAGACCCCAGATAAATCCATCAACAGCATGCCAGATGAATGCTGCTCAAAAAGGTGAACTTTAACCACTTATACTCGATACCGTTTACATCACACCACAGTTTATTTGaatcttcaatttttatttttctgtctagaGAGCCAAAATTTTTTTGAGGATGTCATTGAGTATTTCCAGGAGAGTGTGACATTGGAACAACTGCAATTCCTGCTCGAAGAAAAACCTTGGGAGAATTTTTTGACTGAGGCTGGTTTGTCCAGGTAACCTTGCAGGTACACCAGGAATGTCACCAACATGCCCCCAGGAAGATTCTCCCAGGCTAGTTTTCTCCAGGCAGATCCTATGGTTGGGGCCGAGAATGTTCCTCCTCAAGATGCTATGTGGAATGTTTCCTCCGTGTTGTTTATTGGCAGTGAATGACGTTAGGTCAGAAGAGACAAAACCTGGAAGGAAAGGCAGGttatatgaccttggacaagttactgaaCTACTCTCTGCTTCATCATCTGTTCAGTTTTATTGTGAGGACCCTGAGATCACGCACGCAAGTGCTTTTCATGATTGCTGACACAGAGTAGGTGTTGAatcaatgttaattttaaaataagcttgtTGGGAAGAATCAGGGACCTTCTTCCTGGAGATGAGAACCAAGAAGGACTTCCTTTGGGTCAAGTCAGAAAATCCTGACCCGAACATCATTTTGTGTTCCTGGGAATTGACTAGAACTCTTTCATTCCCCATTTTAGGAATTATACCAACACTGGAGGTTCCTGCTGGCTAATAAGGCAGAGAGGCTGGAGGGGAACTGGTTAGACCTGGTGGGATCCTGGATCTAGCCCTGCCCAACTCTGAGCCTGTGGGTTTAAGACTTTGAGTCTCAGATTTTTTATGTGTTATGTGTCCAGTGGGAATAGCTATTCAATCTGATGGATTGTGGTGATGGCCTCTGAGTGAACTGTAGGGTCAGAGGTGGGGAACCAAGTGCAATCATCTCATCCAAAggcccagggaggcctggagcaGGGTCAGACCAGGGGTCAGGGTGGAGCAGAGGGTCCAGGTTGTAGGACTAGTAGGCAGGCTTGGGCAGCAGGGCCAGGACTAGAGTGAGGAGAGTGGGCCCCAAGGACACAGAACTGAAGGGGCTGTGACTCTAACAGAGGTCCCAGGAGTGGGAGCGGGGACATTTCTTCCCTCCCTAATGGGATCCCCTCAAGCTGGGCTAGAGGGCCCTGGGTGACTGTGTCCTTCACACCCTGCCTGGGACCTGGGTTCTCACTCCATCTGGGACCCTCTTCTAGTCTACGTGGAGCTGCTCCGACAGTGGGAAGGCCGTGTGGTTCAGTGAACCCTCCAGGGTCATAGTAAGTGGCTTTGATGTGTGTCATTTGAGGGATTCCGAGGAGCCTCACGCACCCCCACCCAAGAGGAAATGCTTCCTCCACCAGCTGTGCAAGTGCCAGTCTCTTCAGGCTCAACCACTCAGATGGGCGTTTCCTCACGTCTCTTGAATCTTTATAGGTTCCATAAAGTTGCACATGGCCTTGGGGTGCAGGCTCATGAAGCTGtcagaaattaacataaaaccCCTGAGAGATCAGGGGTGCTGGGTCCTGGGTCAGGAGTCAGTGAGGTGGGCTGGAGGGGCCACGGGGGACAGGGCTCACAGCACATCTCCTGCTTCCCAGTCAATATGGGCTTTGGACAGACCCAGTGTCCTTCTGCTGAGAAGGCCAAGGGTTCAGGCTTGGGTGAGAGCAGATACCAGGCAATAGGATCGTTAAGGGTCCTTCTAGCTGagttttgatttaaaataaaattctaggcACACAGTTAGCCAATCTGAAAAGTATGAGGACACAGTGCTGGGACTGTCCTTACATTTCCCATCAAGGGCAACATGGGGGATCCCACAACCTCCCTCAGATTGTAGAACTCCATAAAAGGATTCACAGACTCACGTAAAGCTTCAGGATCCCAGTTATGGTCTATTACAGGGAAGGATGCAGTTTCCCATCAGCCATAGGGCAGAGTCTAGGCGGGTTTCTCACACGAAGCTTTCATTGTCCCCAGGATGCGTTACTGTCCTGGATTCAGTGGGGCAGGACACATGGAGCACTGCCCGCCAGGAACGCTCACCCTATTTAACAACAAATTACCCTGGCCTGTCATCTCCAGCCCCTCCCAGAGGTCAGACTAATGCCCTAGAGCCCAGCTCCTCCAGAGGTCAGAACTGATACCACGTGACCCAGAGGCCCATCACATGTCAACTTGTCAGACTGTCCAGAGGCCAAAGTCCCAGGCAGATGAGGACATTCTTATCAGCCAGAATATTTTGGGGGCTTAGGGACCACATCCTAGCAGCCAAGAGCAAAAAACAAGAGGACTCCTCACTACACACTAAAGTCCTTGAATGAAGGGATTTCTGCTCTAATCCCACTTCTCTTTGTTTATCTGTGAAGTTCCCATTTTACACACATTCTGGAAGTGATGGTATTAGTCAGCCTTTGAGATGTCTTTATCAAATATTTCTCTTAAGTTAAAGGTATCCTAAGATGACCTTGGCTTATTTATTCCATGTTTGAATAAGTGCATGGAGCACTAACAATATCCAAATGAGGGTTTAAGGTTGGCAAAACTTTTACATTAGTAAAATTCTTGTGATTTACAATAAAATCTCTGTGGTTTatccttctggccaactctgttatcttaaaatgtaaattatgggagtaggtctggtgaagtctttacaacctccagacattctttggattcattggatagtatataactccattgctaacagtAGCAAGGGGGTGCtatttctacccccttctgatatctatatcagaagctttctctatctcctttatactttaataaaaactctattgcacacacacacaaaaaatttctgTGGCTTATGCAGGATAGAGCTTGTTGAGCCTGCTTCATAGAGAAGCAAACTGTCTTTCTAAGGCTTTAATTCACTGTTACAGGGAAGAGGCAGATGTACTACGTGAACATCTGATCAAGCTACAAACAGAATTGGCCAAGGAGGACCAAGACAGGCTCCAAAACTATCAGCAAGAAAAGGAGAGGTTTTTGAAGGAGTTTCCTCAGGTAATACAGGAGCTAAAGGAGAGCATAAATAAGCTCTGTGAGCTCGCAGACAATGCTGACAAGGTGGACAGGGACTGCACCATCTCCAATGTTGTAGCCTCCTCCACTGGCGTTGCTTCAGGTGCCCCAGGCTTCCTTGACCTGGTTCTGGCACCCTTTACAGAAGTCCTCAGCAGACTCCCAGTCATTGGACTAGAGCTGGGAGCAGCAGCTACTGTAACAGGTGTGTCCGCCAAGGAGGTAGAAAATGTAAACATGTCATCAGCAGAAACCCAGGCCAGTCTCCTTGATACAGCCAAAATAATTTCCTATGGAAGGAATCTCTACGAAGTTAAAGACTTTGGGAGTCATATTCGTGCCATCAGGGTGGCCAGAGGCAACCCTCAATTAGTAGCCACTGCTCAGCCCTACCTAACCCCCGGGCGAGTCTCTGTCCAAAGTTCCCAACAGGTGAGAAGACATTTCGGAGGCACAGCTCTGGCAGCGACAAGAGCAGCCTACATCGGGAGTGGAGTCATGTCAGGTATATTCTTTGCACTGGACGTGTACTCCCTGGTGAAAGACGCACAGGACTTCCAGGAGGGGACAAAGACAGCATCGGCTGAGAACATGAGGCAGAAAGCCCAGGAGCTGGAGACGAAGTTGGAGGAGCTCACCTGGATCTATGAGAGTCTGCAATAGGGCCCGCTGGTCACCCCAGAGCAATGCAGGGACCGGGGACATGTGCAGGGTCACGGGGAGAAACCACTTGTTTTGGACTAAAGAAGACACGGAGGGCAGAATAAGGGAGAGACAGGGAGATGAGCAGTGAGAGGCCAGGGATAGGGGAGCTTTGAAAATGGGAGAAAGCCAAAGAGTTAGGATTGTAGAGATCCAGCACAAGTAGCAGGGTCTCCTCTGTCGCCCTCCCCAGGGTTTGATATTCCAGCAAGAAGGGTTTCCCCTGGTGAGGGTCTCTAGCCCTACTTCGCCAGCATCAACTCACCTTTGAACTCATTGGGTAGTGAGTtgtttgtttccatattttattaaaatatagttgatttacaatattgtattagcttcaggtgtatagcaaaatgattcaattatatgTGCATCTATGAACATATTTatcctgttttaattttttataagttcttaagttcagttgagttcagtcactcagtggtgtctgactctttgcgaccccatggctgcagcacgccaggcctccctgtccatcaccaattcctggagtttacccaaacatgtccattaagtcagtgatgccatccagccatttcatcctctgtcgcccccttctccttccaccttcaatctttcccagcaacagggtcttttccagtgagtcaactcttcacatcaggtgaccaaagtattggagtttcagcttcagcatcagtccttccagtgaatattcacgactgatctcctttaggattgactggttggatctccttgctgtccaagggactcccaagaatcttctccaacaccacagttcaaaagcatcaattcttcagcactcagccttctttatggtccaactctcacatctgtacatgactactgggaaaatcatagttttgactataggggactttgttggcaaagtgatgtctctgctttttaatacactgtctaggtgggtaatagcttttcttccaagaagcaaatgtcttttaatttcatggctgcagtcaccatccacagtgatttggacttcaagaaaatgaagtctgtcactgtttccattttatccCCATCAAGGAGGTCTGCATGAAGCCAAATTCTCTCCCCACTCATGGAAAATGGAGAGATGTGGACACAGCAGAGTGGGCCCCAGAGTCTCTGTGAAGGAAGAATTCAGGCAGCTTTCCGCCGAGGTGGGGCTGTTGCAGAAGTGAGTTGACACTTGATGCCAGTCGCAGAGGGTCCCCATTGGCCCCGCCAGACTCAgctccctgtggcccctaggAACTCGGGCCTTGAGCTTCCTTCTTTGGACAAGAGATAATTGATGTTTATGACTCATCTCAAGCTAACAGGGAGCATTTATGGAAGGAaagtgtcagggaatgtttaacaagaggattcctgtgtgctgtttcctatCTCCCTTGAGCCCTCTGCTCCTTATCAGTCCATGGCTGGTGAGAGGAGCAGGCAAGCCTCTCCCAGGATGGAGAGCATagagatgggatgcttgcataggatttccttcattagcttttccatttggtgaaaggGATTGTTTACgaccctcttttgatatggatcGCCTTTGGCCTTATGGCCTCTATTGCTTCTTGCTTCCTTGAtaacttgtaaagtctggtctcttgatTTTATCTGAAGAAGCTACCTTGTATTACAGTATATATACtcttacagaattcaataaagcacaCTTGTTCCATCAGAGCTTGTGTCCCCGTGTCTTTCGCTCTTTCTGACTGATTCCCTGGAGAGCGAAGGctggctgcataacccagggaatattagcctccttccttctttcactttctcatcgtcacctctggaccaccaggttcctgtccattaaaggaccccaacaggaAAGTACATGTTTAGACTACTGGAAGGTTAAGGATTTCTCTTCCTGTAAGGAAATGGCATAGTCCAGAACACAGACCGACCAGCCAGTTTCCCCATTTGGGGGCaagtctgaacctcagttttccctgGTGACATTGAGATAGTAAATGTTTCCATCACAGGGCTGAGATGGCTTGCTCAAtggtgtgtgtgaaagtgttttACAGACTGTAAAGTGTTCAGGTGCTGCTATGTTTTCCCACAAAGGTTCAGCTTTTTaacaaattgttttcattttttaaaatcatcaaatttaccattttacccacttttcagtgtacaggtcagTGGTATTAAGGACACTCCATCATTGTACACCCAGCATCACCATCCATCCACAGAATGTTTTACATCAAAAATGAAACTCTGTCCCAATTATAAACTAATACCTcattctccctcctctccacccctgGCAAGCACAAGTGTGCCCCTgatttttatgaatttgactCCTCTCAGGACCTCAtgtgagtggaatcatacaatatttgttctttgtgataggattttttttctttcttttttacttcctgtggtaaaatatacacaacataaaatgtaccacttaaccatttttaagtgtacaggtgAGTGGTATAAAATACATTCATCTATtttgcagccatcaccaccatccatctccatatTCTTTCTTCCTGAAACCTGAGACTCCTCTGGACCGTGACTCCCGCTCCCatagcccctgacaaccaccaccCTACTTTTTGTCCTTATCCATTTGCCTACTCTGCAAacctaataaaaacagaaaatacaataaGTTTCTTGTAATTGTTTTATTTCACTgaacataatgtcttcaaggcaCATCCAGGCTGTAGCACGTGtctgaattttcttccttttaaaataatttttttaaaaagaactttcttccttttttaagtgAGTAATAGTCCGTGGTATGCATAGACAgaatttttcttatattatttttctttcttcctactttGGCTATTGTGACGAGAGCAGCCTGGCAGTGAGTGGCCGAGACGCGTTCCCTTGAGGTCACCTGTGCTGTCAGCCTGGAGGGGATCCCCTGTGCTCTGCCCCCTGGGGTCCACCTCCATCAGCAACTCTGATGACTCTAAAGCCCTCTGGTCACATGCTCAGTCTGAAGCTCCCTACTCACTCCCACTGGTCCTATAAAAAGTGACGAGGACAGGCAGGTGCGTCGCTGTAGCCATCCTGGGGTACTTCTCTTGTGATGTTGGGGTTAAGTGAAGCCCAATTTTATCATCATTAAATCTTTAGGATCTTGAAATGGGTGGTCTCAGCTCATGCCCCTGGGTTGAAGCCTTGCTGAATCCTCACCTGATTTGAGTCTGTAGCTCCCGTGGCTGCTCTCCCATGGGCTTGTGTTTATTGAGCCCATGATGGGCTGGCGTCTATTAGGCGTTCTCAGCAGAGGACCTTCATGACAGCTGGACACAGTCCTCTGGATTAGCTGAGTTCTGTACCTCAGGGAGGTTTTGCTTAACTTCCAGACAAACTCATGCTAGTGGAAGAGAGAAGAATCACTAGGAGGGAGTTTACTggggaaaaaatgatttaaaggaaaaaaaaaaagcaactttaaaCAAGGAGTGGCGTTTCCAATAGGCAGTGATAACCTTGGTTTgaatcttggctcctccctgagTTGCTGGAAGAAAGCCCCCTCCTCGCCCCTGCCATCAGCTACCCTACT is a window of Muntiacus reevesi chromosome 1, mMunRee1.1, whole genome shotgun sequence DNA encoding:
- the LOC136159301 gene encoding apolipoprotein L3-like; the protein is MSSEDPRHRSESQNFFEDVIEYFQESVTLEQLQFLLEEKPWENFLTEAGLSREEADVLREHLIKLQTELAKEDQDRLQNYQQEKERFLKEFPQVIQELKESINKLCELADNADKVDRDCTISNVVASSTGVASGAPGFLDLVLAPFTEVLSRLPVIGLELGAAATVTGVSAKEVENVNMSSAETQASLLDTAKIISYGRNLYEVKDFGSHIRAIRVARGNPQLVATAQPYLTPGRVSVQSSQQVRRHFGGTALAATRAAYIGSGVMSGIFFALDVYSLVKDAQDFQEGTKTASAENMRQKAQELETKLEELTWIYESLQ